The following are encoded together in the Cytophagia bacterium CHB2 genome:
- a CDS encoding NUDIX domain-containing protein — MSFEPQWLTWARMIQNTAQNGLAFSTNPYDVERYQALQRLAAEIFAQHTQYSLTQLTQQFAEEKGYATPKVDVRCVAFRDGKILLVQETHDDNWALPGGWADAGLSPSEAVIKELREEAGFEGIARKIIAVYDRRLHSTIPHLFDTYKIFIQCELLRGEFTPNLETKAAGFFGMDALPPLSEGRTTRANLVEAFEHLKNPNRPTSFD, encoded by the coding sequence ATGTCTTTCGAACCACAATGGCTCACCTGGGCCCGGATGATTCAAAACACCGCGCAAAATGGTTTGGCATTCAGCACCAACCCTTACGATGTTGAGCGCTATCAGGCATTGCAGCGGCTGGCCGCGGAGATTTTTGCGCAGCACACGCAATATTCGCTTACGCAATTGACGCAACAGTTCGCCGAAGAAAAAGGCTATGCCACGCCCAAAGTCGATGTGCGCTGCGTGGCGTTTCGTGACGGCAAAATTTTATTGGTGCAGGAAACGCATGATGACAACTGGGCTTTGCCCGGCGGCTGGGCCGATGCCGGGCTGTCGCCTTCGGAAGCCGTCATCAAAGAATTGCGGGAAGAAGCCGGATTCGAAGGTATTGCACGCAAGATCATTGCGGTTTACGATCGCCGCTTGCATTCCACGATTCCCCATTTGTTCGATACCTACAAAATCTTCATTCAGTGTGAATTGTTGCGCGGTGAATTCACGCCCAATCTGGAAACCAAAGCCGCCGGTTTCTTCGGCATGGACGCGCTGCCGCCGCTCTCCGAAGGCCGCACCACGCGTGCGAACCTCGTCGAAGCTTTCGAGCATTTAAAAAATCCCAATCGCCCCACTTCATTTGATTGA
- a CDS encoding nucleotidyltransferase family protein, producing MKAMIFAAGLGTRLRPLTATRPKALIEINHVPLLEIVIRRLLAAGVREIIINTHYLAGQIAAFLNAKNNFGVRIELSHEEELLDTGGGLQKAAYFFDDGLPFFVHNVDVISNIDLMAMYRQHLAQDCLATLAVKARKTSRYFLFDEAGQLCGWKSLKENRMEMARTPAGQIHELAFDGIHVISPELLQRMHETGVFSILKTYLHLAGEGEKIRAFRTEGFCWQDVGKIEQLEEIKKQIALGLLNI from the coding sequence ATGAAAGCGATGATCTTTGCCGCGGGACTCGGCACGCGGCTGCGGCCGCTCACCGCAACCCGGCCGAAAGCCCTCATTGAAATTAATCACGTCCCGCTGCTTGAAATCGTGATTCGGCGCCTGCTGGCTGCGGGCGTGCGGGAAATCATCATCAACACGCATTATCTCGCCGGGCAGATTGCCGCTTTTCTCAACGCAAAGAATAATTTCGGCGTTCGCATCGAACTCTCGCACGAAGAAGAATTGCTCGATACGGGCGGCGGCTTGCAAAAGGCGGCTTATTTTTTTGATGACGGCCTGCCGTTCTTCGTACACAATGTCGATGTGATCAGCAATATTGACTTGATGGCCATGTACCGGCAGCATCTTGCGCAAGATTGCCTGGCAACACTTGCCGTCAAAGCGCGCAAAACCTCGCGATATTTTTTATTCGATGAAGCCGGCCAACTGTGCGGTTGGAAGTCGCTCAAAGAAAACCGCATGGAGATGGCGCGCACGCCTGCCGGCCAGATTCACGAACTGGCATTCGACGGCATTCATGTTATTTCGCCGGAATTGCTGCAGCGCATGCACGAAACCGGCGTGTTTTCCATTTTGAAAACGTATTTGCATTTGGCGGGAGAGGGCGAGAAGATTCGCGCCTTTCGCACGGAAGGATTTTGTTGGCAAGATGTCGGCAAGATCGAACAACTTGAAGAGATAAAAAAACAGATTGCGCTTGGTCTTCTCAACATTTAA
- a CDS encoding thiamine diphosphokinase: MSEPTALIIANSLLPSAEILAACRARAAIIICADGGANRALANDLVPDYVVGDLDSVAPATRVALPNTQFIPRPSQYATDLEKTLTFAIEKKCERALLVGITGLRLDHQLVNLNIAEKFCTQLAIETYDDYGIGSFIVAAQKPATATFKSFAGQQVSLIAFRRVTGITTQGLKYPLANEDLEWAVRDGLSNEALAEEFSVSVQRGNLFCYRVRRGMVNG; this comes from the coding sequence ATGTCCGAACCAACCGCGTTAATCATCGCCAACAGCCTGCTGCCCAGCGCCGAAATTCTCGCGGCATGCCGCGCCCGGGCTGCAATCATCATTTGCGCGGATGGCGGTGCGAATCGCGCTCTTGCAAATGATCTCGTTCCGGATTATGTTGTGGGCGATCTCGATTCCGTGGCCCCGGCAACGCGCGTAGCGCTGCCCAATACACAATTCATCCCTCGTCCCAGCCAATACGCCACGGACCTGGAGAAAACGCTGACATTCGCAATTGAGAAGAAATGCGAGCGTGCCCTGTTGGTCGGCATTACCGGCCTGCGGCTCGATCATCAACTCGTCAATCTCAACATCGCTGAGAAATTTTGCACGCAACTCGCGATTGAAACGTATGACGATTACGGCATCGGTAGCTTTATCGTTGCCGCGCAAAAGCCCGCGACTGCCACATTCAAAAGCTTTGCCGGCCAGCAAGTTTCGCTGATCGCCTTCCGGCGCGTTACCGGCATCACAACGCAGGGCTTAAAGTATCCGCTTGCCAACGAAGACTTAGAATGGGCGGTGCGCGACGGCCTGAGCAACGAGGCGCTGGCGGAAGAATTTTCGGTGTCTGTGCAACGCGGCAATCTGTTTTGCTATCGTGTTCGTCGGGGAATGGTTAATGGGTAA
- a CDS encoding TonB-dependent receptor, translating into MKNFISILVTLLLLMQMRLSAQERVTLTGRVIDDETGLALPGSNVLIENTTLGTTCDAQGNFQLQHAPSGKVAVLASFIGYKTRRIEIILEKPYVNLTLRLQPQPLVSPAITVVATRARERESPVAFSALTRSELTQRHPAQDIPALLSELPATTFYSENGNGLGYNYLSIRGFDQRRIAVHINGVPQNDPEDHNVYWINFPDLLANVEDIQVQRGAGSAFYGPPAIGGSVNIVTSNFSQQRGLTATVGGGTYATRKYSLALNSGVVQEKYLLSARVSRLQSDGYREQSWVDLKSYFLGAARVGKKSITRLHVYGGPIEDHLAYYGISKEEVQRRETRRKNPIRRPDEIENFNQPHFELLHEYRLNDRWRVNNAVFAVRGYGFFDYDGSWAPFSYYRLTPEYGFEAVADPEETYADSLLIRAYVDNMQYGWLPQVTWNHARGSVTLGAELRRHRSLHWGRIQKGDSDLPAAISGEFRGLNYIGARRYYEYRGAKDIVSPYIHTNVALLPNLNATFDLQFAYLRYQLYDEKFLGTDFEMPYHFLNPRLGVNYNVTPQFNVFASFSRTSREPRLKNLYDAAEASTPASWGAITPQFAQNVDGSYDFQQPLVKPEKLNDFELGFGYHAGETQAVMNLFYMDFRDEIVKSGQLDRFGQPVTGNAERTLHTGVELSARAPLSSNLTMSGNLMLSNNELKRHTIYAGDGAPLILDGNPIAGFPDVLANARVTYSNHGWLAALAMQHVGKKHTDNLNIAANTVPAFTVFHASLGYRFPAGSVLSGLSLQVHAQNLLDRLYIAHGEGEDFFPAAERQVFVNAVYELK; encoded by the coding sequence ATGAAAAATTTCATATCAATTCTAGTCACACTGTTGTTGCTGATGCAAATGAGATTGAGTGCGCAAGAGCGAGTAACGCTTACGGGCAGGGTGATCGACGATGAAACCGGCTTGGCACTGCCGGGCAGCAATGTTTTGATCGAAAACACAACGCTGGGAACGACGTGTGACGCGCAAGGCAATTTTCAACTGCAACACGCGCCTTCCGGCAAGGTCGCCGTGCTCGCGAGTTTTATCGGTTATAAAACCCGGCGGATTGAAATCATACTCGAAAAGCCATATGTCAATCTAACGCTGCGGTTGCAGCCGCAGCCTTTGGTAAGCCCGGCCATCACCGTGGTGGCAACCCGCGCGCGCGAACGCGAAAGCCCGGTGGCATTTTCGGCGTTGACGCGCAGCGAGTTGACGCAGCGCCATCCCGCACAAGACATTCCCGCGCTGCTCAGCGAATTGCCCGCAACAACATTTTATTCCGAAAATGGCAACGGCCTGGGCTACAACTATCTTTCGATTCGCGGCTTCGATCAGCGCCGCATTGCCGTGCATATCAACGGCGTGCCGCAGAACGATCCCGAGGATCACAACGTTTATTGGATTAATTTTCCCGATTTATTGGCGAACGTTGAAGATATTCAAGTGCAGCGCGGCGCCGGCAGCGCATTTTACGGGCCCCCGGCCATCGGCGGCTCGGTGAATATCGTGACTTCGAATTTTTCGCAGCAGCGCGGCCTCACGGCAACGGTTGGCGGCGGCACCTATGCGACACGCAAATATTCTCTTGCGCTGAACAGCGGTGTGGTGCAGGAAAAATATCTTTTATCCGCGCGCGTATCGCGCCTGCAAAGCGACGGCTATCGCGAGCAATCGTGGGTCGATCTCAAAAGCTATTTTCTCGGCGCGGCGCGCGTGGGCAAAAAATCAATTACGCGGTTGCACGTTTATGGCGGCCCGATCGAGGATCATCTTGCCTATTATGGCATCAGTAAAGAAGAGGTGCAACGGCGTGAAACCCGGCGCAAAAATCCCATTCGCCGGCCGGATGAAATCGAGAATTTCAATCAACCGCATTTCGAGTTGCTGCATGAGTATCGTCTGAATGATCGCTGGCGCGTGAACAACGCCGTCTTCGCCGTGCGCGGCTACGGTTTTTTTGATTATGACGGCTCGTGGGCGCCGTTTTCCTATTATCGCCTCACGCCGGAATACGGTTTCGAAGCCGTCGCCGATCCGGAAGAAACCTACGCCGACAGCCTGCTCATTCGCGCGTACGTTGACAATATGCAATACGGCTGGCTGCCGCAAGTAACGTGGAATCACGCCCGCGGCAGCGTCACGTTGGGCGCGGAATTGCGGCGGCATCGTTCGCTGCATTGGGGACGTATTCAAAAAGGCGACAGCGATTTGCCCGCGGCGATCAGCGGCGAATTCCGCGGTTTGAATTATATCGGCGCGCGCCGGTATTATGAATATCGCGGCGCAAAAGACATCGTCTCGCCTTATATTCATACCAATGTCGCGCTGTTGCCGAACTTGAATGCCACGTTCGATTTGCAGTTCGCTTATCTGCGTTATCAACTCTATGATGAGAAATTTCTCGGCACGGATTTCGAAATGCCCTATCACTTTCTCAATCCGCGCCTGGGCGTGAATTACAATGTTACGCCGCAATTCAACGTCTTTGCCAGCTTTTCACGCACCAGCCGCGAGCCGCGCTTGAAGAATCTTTATGACGCGGCTGAAGCGAGCACGCCCGCTAGTTGGGGCGCGATCACGCCGCAATTTGCGCAGAACGTCGACGGCAGCTATGATTTCCAACAGCCGCTGGTGAAGCCGGAAAAGCTGAATGATTTTGAATTGGGATTCGGCTATCACGCAGGAGAGACGCAAGCGGTGATGAATCTCTTTTACATGGATTTTCGCGATGAAATCGTGAAAAGTGGCCAACTCGATCGCTTCGGTCAGCCGGTGACCGGCAACGCGGAGCGCACGCTGCACACGGGAGTCGAACTCTCCGCGCGCGCGCCGTTGTCGTCGAATTTGACGATGTCCGGCAATCTCATGCTCAGCAACAATGAGCTTAAGCGTCACACGATTTATGCCGGCGACGGCGCGCCGCTAATCTTGGATGGCAATCCCATTGCCGGTTTTCCCGATGTTTTAGCGAATGCGCGCGTGACGTATTCAAATCATGGCTGGTTGGCCGCGCTGGCGATGCAACACGTGGGCAAGAAACACACGGACAATCTCAATATTGCAGCGAACACAGTGCCCGCATTCACCGTCTTTCATGCGAGTTTGGGATACCGGTTCCCGGCGGGATCGGTTTTGTCAGGTTTATCACTGCAAGTGCATGCGCAAAATCTGCTGGATCGGCTTTATATTGCGCACGGCGAAGGCGAAGATTTTTTCCCGGCAGCAGAACGCCAGGTGTTTGTGAATGCCGTGTACGAGTTGAAGTAG
- a CDS encoding phosphotransferase enzyme family protein has product MEPEILLQELFQQYAGRPASEIVELKAHGSDRRIFRLRYNGSSLIGIHNADRAENIAFLEFSKHFRRCGLPVPDIYSEDLERSVYLEEDLGDTTLFSFLSEERGKAGFSEAIVALYRKAVKWLPQFQIHAGKTLNYAVCYPRARFDKQSMLWDLNYFKYYFLKLAKIPFNEQVLEDDFEHFTNFLLQAEQDYFLYRDFQSRNIMIREGEPFFIDYQGGRRGALQYDIASLLFDAKADIPFDIREELLQLYLDAVSEIIPIEREQFRRHYFGYVLVRIMQAMGAYGFRGFYERKTHFLQSVPYAIRNLEYVLRTADLPVELPALTEIWQRLVRSTILRELGNVQLPLTVRVQSFSFKNGLPQDETGHGGGFVFDCRALPNPGRLEQFAKQTGNDPEVIAFLENEEAVHSFMTRVRDLVNQVVENYQHRNFSDLSIAFGCTGGQHRSVYCANRLAKHLREKYQINVEVTHRDMPVSFKNGEATA; this is encoded by the coding sequence ATGGAACCTGAAATTCTTTTGCAGGAGCTTTTTCAGCAGTATGCCGGCCGGCCGGCCAGCGAGATTGTCGAACTCAAAGCGCACGGCTCGGATCGCCGCATTTTCCGCCTGCGTTATAACGGCAGCAGCCTCATCGGCATTCACAATGCCGATCGCGCCGAGAACATTGCATTCCTCGAATTTTCCAAACACTTTCGCCGATGCGGCCTGCCCGTGCCGGACATCTACTCGGAAGATCTCGAGCGCAGTGTTTACCTCGAAGAAGACTTGGGCGACACCACGCTCTTTTCGTTTCTGAGTGAAGAACGCGGGAAAGCCGGCTTCTCGGAGGCGATTGTCGCGCTTTACCGCAAAGCGGTCAAATGGCTGCCGCAATTCCAGATTCACGCGGGCAAGACATTGAATTACGCCGTGTGCTATCCGCGCGCGCGCTTCGACAAGCAATCGATGCTGTGGGATTTGAATTATTTCAAATACTATTTTCTCAAGCTCGCCAAAATTCCGTTCAACGAGCAGGTGTTGGAAGACGACTTCGAGCACTTCACCAACTTTTTGCTGCAAGCCGAGCAGGATTATTTTTTGTACCGCGACTTCCAATCGCGCAACATCATGATCCGCGAGGGCGAGCCGTTTTTTATCGACTATCAAGGCGGCCGGCGCGGGGCGTTGCAATACGATATTGCCTCGCTGCTGTTCGACGCCAAAGCCGATATTCCTTTCGATATTCGTGAAGAGTTGTTGCAACTCTACCTCGACGCCGTTTCTGAAATCATCCCCATCGAGCGCGAGCAATTTCGCCGGCACTATTTTGGTTATGTGCTGGTTCGCATCATGCAGGCCATGGGCGCTTACGGATTTCGCGGATTTTATGAGCGCAAGACGCATTTTCTGCAAAGCGTGCCCTATGCCATTCGCAATCTGGAATATGTGTTGCGCACCGCGGATTTGCCCGTCGAGCTGCCGGCGTTAACGGAGATTTGGCAGCGCCTGGTGCGCTCCACCATTCTGCGCGAGCTGGGCAATGTGCAGCTCCCTCTGACAGTGCGCGTACAAAGCTTTTCCTTTAAGAACGGTTTGCCGCAGGATGAAACCGGACATGGCGGCGGCTTCGTTTTCGATTGCCGCGCGCTGCCCAATCCCGGCCGGCTGGAACAATTTGCCAAACAAACCGGCAATGATCCGGAGGTTATTGCCTTTCTCGAAAACGAGGAAGCGGTGCACAGTTTCATGACGCGTGTGCGCGATCTCGTGAATCAAGTGGTGGAGAATTATCAACACCGCAATTTTAGCGATCTCTCCATTGCTTTCGGCTGCACCGGCGGCCAGCATCGTTCGGTTTATTGCGCCAATCGTCTTGCCAAGCATTTGCGCGAGAAATATCAAATCAACGTCGAGGTCACGCACCGGGATATGCCGGTTTCTTTTAAGAACGGTGAAGCAACGGCATGA
- a CDS encoding B12-binding domain-containing radical SAM protein: MKLLLIQPPVADFYQTTMRTLPVGLLYLAASLRSNGISVEILDCQATEEKRVIETPAEFAYLKSYYRSGNLSPFKLYGHYRHYGLWWDEVRARIHAANADVIGISSLFTPFYREALRVAALVKEIDPAKPVIIGGAHVNACPQQVLSDPNVDFILLGEGERTLPELAAALYENRLRDIETICGVGYKTRGRLHVPEHGDLIEDIETLPLPARDLIEASRYRLGRKRLTMIVTSRGCPYHCTFCSIFLTAGRQFRVRSINSIIDEMKICRAQFGIEVFDFEDDNFSFDQKRAADILAAIREEFGEGGVELHAMNGISAANLSESLVEEMKRSGFRTLNLALVTSDKQRQREIKRPGSTPHFDLIVARGAALGLEMVNYLILGLPEATLEEMIASIIHLMERPVLIGPSVFYATPGTESFAQCVAGGLLTSPELALQRSTAFPVEMPNFSRMDLVTLFRICRLLNFIKARLDAQASEDGEEEFDLAQLFSSPQLPDFLPQAGEQYTFTQKLTEAEIGNWLARAFFHDETFLGLRLLRRAPQNIVYEVYEEEFSPRVVGLFLEEAQHKKICGVKQARAFLRLPAKVSGIMLAAAAP; the protein is encoded by the coding sequence TTGAAACTTCTCCTCATACAACCTCCGGTCGCCGATTTTTATCAAACCACCATGCGCACGCTGCCGGTGGGCTTGCTCTATCTTGCCGCCTCGTTGCGCAGCAACGGCATCAGCGTTGAGATTCTTGATTGTCAGGCAACCGAAGAAAAGCGCGTCATTGAGACGCCTGCGGAATTTGCTTATCTCAAATCTTATTATCGTTCCGGCAATTTGAGTCCGTTCAAACTTTACGGCCATTACCGGCATTACGGGCTTTGGTGGGATGAGGTTCGTGCGCGCATACATGCCGCCAACGCCGATGTCATCGGCATCTCCTCGCTGTTCACGCCGTTTTACCGAGAGGCCTTGCGTGTTGCCGCGCTTGTCAAAGAAATCGATCCTGCCAAACCCGTGATCATAGGCGGCGCGCATGTCAATGCCTGCCCGCAGCAAGTTCTCTCCGATCCCAACGTCGATTTCATCCTGCTCGGCGAAGGCGAGCGCACGCTGCCGGAGCTGGCAGCTGCGCTGTATGAAAATCGCTTGCGGGACATCGAAACGATTTGCGGGGTGGGTTATAAAACGCGCGGCCGGTTGCATGTGCCGGAGCACGGCGATCTCATCGAAGATATCGAAACATTGCCGTTGCCGGCGCGCGATTTGATCGAGGCCTCACGCTACCGGCTGGGACGCAAGCGGCTCACGATGATCGTCACCAGTCGCGGCTGCCCTTATCATTGCACGTTCTGCTCGATATTTCTCACCGCCGGACGGCAATTTCGTGTGCGCTCGATCAACAGCATCATCGACGAAATGAAAATTTGCCGCGCGCAATTTGGCATCGAGGTTTTTGATTTCGAAGATGACAATTTTAGTTTCGATCAAAAACGCGCGGCCGACATTCTTGCGGCGATTCGCGAGGAATTCGGCGAGGGCGGCGTTGAGCTGCACGCGATGAACGGCATTTCCGCCGCCAATTTGAGCGAAAGCCTGGTGGAGGAGATGAAACGCAGCGGCTTTCGCACCCTGAACCTCGCGCTGGTAACCAGCGACAAACAGCGCCAGCGTGAAATCAAACGGCCCGGATCAACGCCGCATTTCGATCTCATCGTCGCCCGCGGCGCGGCGCTCGGTTTGGAGATGGTGAATTATCTCATTCTCGGCCTGCCCGAGGCAACGCTCGAGGAAATGATTGCTTCGATCATTCATCTCATGGAACGGCCGGTGTTGATCGGACCCAGCGTGTTTTACGCCACGCCCGGCACCGAGAGTTTTGCGCAATGCGTTGCCGGCGGCCTGCTAACTTCGCCGGAATTGGCGTTGCAGCGTTCCACCGCGTTTCCGGTCGAAATGCCAAATTTTTCGCGCATGGATCTGGTGACGTTGTTTCGCATTTGCCGCTTGCTGAATTTCATCAAAGCCCGTTTGGATGCGCAGGCCTCGGAGGACGGCGAGGAAGAATTCGATCTCGCGCAGTTGTTTTCCTCGCCGCAGTTGCCGGATTTTTTGCCGCAAGCCGGAGAACAATACACGTTCACACAAAAACTCACGGAAGCCGAAATTGGCAATTGGCTGGCGCGCGCATTTTTTCACGATGAAACATTTCTCGGCTTGCGCCTGCTGCGCCGCGCGCCGCAGAACATTGTTTATGAAGTTTATGAAGAAGAATTCTCGCCGCGTGTGGTTGGGTTATTTTTGGAGGAAGCTCAACACAAAAAGATTTGCGGCGTGAAGCAGGCAAGGGCGTTTTTGCGTTTACCTGCGAAAGTGAGCGGGATAATGCTTGCGGCTGCCGCACCCTGA